The region ATTAAAATATTTAGAAGGGAGGTAAAAAAGATGGCACTGTTTGTGATGCTTACAACCTTGACGGATGAAGGTATGAAGACATTAAAGCACAGACCCGAAAGGATAAAGGAAGTAGACAGGGAGGTTATGGAGCGCTTTGGGGTTAAGCTCATCGCTCAATATGCTGTCATGGGTCCGTATGACTTCGTGAACATACTCGAAGCGCCAGACAACGACACGGTAGTCAAGATGGCTATTGAACTTGGCTCAAGGGGGACAATAAGAACACTCACTATGCCGGCAATAGATGTGGATCAGCTCATAAAGGATCTGCAGGAACTCAGCAAGTGAATGCAAGATACGCTGGAGACCTTTTATAAAGTGATAACGGAGTATACGGATCTAAAATGGGCAAAAACGAGAGATGATCTCATAAGTAAGATCATAAAGATACTGAGAGCTTTTTCAGAAGGTAAAGATTTGGACCACATACTCAAGGAGAAAGTTCTAATCGCGGAGGTAGAACATTCTTTAGATTATCTTCACCAGTTTGCTCAAAAGCATGGGAATGAACTTGAAAAACTCATAAACGCTCTGAGTATATTTTTAAAATCACCCGCACCTTGCAAAATGAAGATTATAAAGCTTATGGAGGTATTCGTTGAAAATAGGAGAGATACTCAAACGGGGAACCTTTAGCATATCCTTTGAGTTCTTCCCACCAAAAACCGAAGAAGGCGAAAGGGATCTTTTTTCTACCATAAAGAGTCTTGAACACATATCACCTACATTTGTTTCAGTCACGTACGGGGCAGGGGGAAGTACACGAGATAAGACTAGGAGAATAGTAGAAAAGATACACAAAGAAACTCACCTGACCGTTATGGCACACCTAACGTGTATAGCCCATTCAAAGGAAGAGATTTTAGACATACTCAACGAATACAGAAAAATCGGTATAGAAAATATATTAGCTCTGAGAGGAGACATTCCCACCAATATACCTGACTTTAAGCCTCCAAATGGTGCCTGCAAACACGCTGACGAACTTGTAAGACTGATAAGAAGTAACTTTGGCGATTATTTTTCTATAGGTGTAGCCTCTTATCCGGAAGGACATCCAGAATCCCCAAATATGGAATGGGAGATAAGATACTTTAAAAAGAAAGTGATGGAAGGTGCCGACTTTTCTATAACGCAGATGTTTTTTATAAACGATTACTACTATGAGTTTCTTGACATGTGTTACAAGGAAGGGGTGAGTATACCCATAGTACCTGGTATAATGCCCATAACGAACTTTAGACAGGTAAGCAGATTCGCCTCTATGTGCGGTGCTACAATACCCGACGATCTAATAAGGAGACTCGAACCCTATGCGGATGATCAGGAAGAAACAACTAAAATAGGTATAGAGTTTGCCATAAGGCAGTGCGAGGATCTCCTGAGGAATGGCGCTCCAGGACTTCACTTTTATACCCTAAACAGATCCAGAGCTACACTTGAAATATATCAAGCCTTAGGAAATAGCATAGAGGCTCTCAGAAGAACATAACTTACGGTCCTATCTGTCTTAGGAAAGCGGGTATTTCTTCATCCTTTGTCCATCCGCATTCTTCAAGAGCTTTATCTACGACTTGTTCAAGCTTACGTGTCTTTTCTGCGAGATACTTGATGAAAGCTTCTCTCTTTCCTTTGAAGCTTTCGATCTCCTCCTGGCTCACTTCTGGAAATCTTGAAACTATCCTTTCTTTTACTATCTTCCACGCTGCTTGGTTACTGTAAAGCTTAAATTCTTTCCCTCTTACAGTTTCTTTAACTGCAAGACCTTTCAGGAAATCCATCCTTTCTGGATTTATGGTTATTATGGCTTCAGCCATGAGGGGATCAACTGTATAGAATATACCAAACATCTTTCCAAGAATTCTCCTTTGCGTTCTTACTATCACATCAATCTTGTCCTGTACCTGTTGTTCTACCTTATCGTAGATAAGCTCGTAGTAATTTAACTGTTCAAGTTCAAGACCCCCCAGGTACCTTATAAAGTTGGCAAGCTCATAATA is a window of Hydrogenobacter sp. DNA encoding:
- the metF gene encoding methylenetetrahydrofolate reductase [NAD(P)H]; this encodes MKIGEILKRGTFSISFEFFPPKTEEGERDLFSTIKSLEHISPTFVSVTYGAGGSTRDKTRRIVEKIHKETHLTVMAHLTCIAHSKEEILDILNEYRKIGIENILALRGDIPTNIPDFKPPNGACKHADELVRLIRSNFGDYFSIGVASYPEGHPESPNMEWEIRYFKKKVMEGADFSITQMFFINDYYYEFLDMCYKEGVSIPIVPGIMPITNFRQVSRFASMCGATIPDDLIRRLEPYADDQEETTKIGIEFAIRQCEDLLRNGAPGLHFYTLNRSRATLEIYQALGNSIEALRRT
- a CDS encoding GYD domain-containing protein; this encodes MALFVMLTTLTDEGMKTLKHRPERIKEVDREVMERFGVKLIAQYAVMGPYDFVNILEAPDNDTVVKMAIELGSRGTIRTLTMPAIDVDQLIKDLQELSK